Part of the Brassica oleracea var. oleracea cultivar TO1000 chromosome C8, BOL, whole genome shotgun sequence genome is shown below.
ATTAATTAAACTTTCTTTTTTTTTGCTTGTCTTTTTCAGTTGCATTTATGAAATATCCTAAAACGAATAAAACTGTCTAATTTATTACTTGTCTTTTCAGTTACATTAATGAAATATGCTTAAATGAATTTAAACTTCCTATTTTATTGTTTGTCTTTTTCAGTTACCTTAATGANNNNNNNNNNNNNNNNNNNNNNNNNNNNNNNNNNNNNNNNNNNNNNNNNNNNNNNNNNNNNNNNNNNNNNNNNNNNNNNNNNNNNNNNNNNNNNNNNNNNNNNNNNNNNNNNNNNNNNNNNNNNNNNNNNNNNNNNNNNNNNNNNNNNNNNNNNNNNNNNNNNNNNNNNNNNNNNNNNNNNNNNNNNNNNNNNNNNNNNNNNNNNNNNNNNNNNNNNNNNNNNNNNNNNNNNNNNNNNNNNNNNNNNNNNNNNNNNNNNNNNNNNNNNNNNNNNNNNNNNNNNNNNNNNNNNNNNNNNNNNNNNNNNNNNNNNNNNNNNNNNNNNNNNNNNNNNNNNNNNNNNNNNNNNNNNNNNNNNNNNNNNNNNNNNNNNNNNNNNNNNNNNNNNNNNNNNNNNNNNNNNNNNNNNNNNNNNNNNNNNNNNNNNNNNNNNNNNNNNNNNNNNNNNNNNNNNNNNNNNNNNTAGGATAATTTTAATTTAAAATGTAATTTTCATATTTTTCAAACAAATTCTAAAAATATTTTTTAAATATTTTGTTATAATTGTTAAAAAATTATTGAGTTGCATTTCAAATAAAAAGGTAAAGATATTAAAAATATTCTAATTAAAATATGTAAAATTTAATATAGTTTTAAGGAAATGGTCAAAATAAAAAAAAATTGCACATAAAATAATCATGATTTTTGTTAATTGGGCGGATCATTATTTATATGATATCGTACACGAAAGAAAAAAATCTGTTTTTAAAATTATCTAATTAACTCTATACTTTTTTTTTATATTTTTTATATGATATCACACATTCGTAAAAAAATAGATAGTTTAAGATAAAAAAAAATATTTACTTAATGAATATAATATGAACGAATATTACAAATACATCATTTAATAAAAATAAATAATTAAAAACTGAAAATTTATATCCGCGCGCACGCGCGGATGAGGTTCTAGTTAACCTTATTTTGAATGTTTACCTCAGTCTTGTTTTTTTCTTCTTCTTCTGTGTAAATCCAGTTTTCATTACTATTCATTACAATGAAAAGCCTCCTAGGATTGGATAAATATACGAGGGAAGCAAGAAAACTTGTCCACAGAAAGTAGTCATGGGCTTGGGCAAAGCAATATATGTAGGATGATCTTTGAGACACAACCTAAAATGGCCTATGAAATGAAATGAAGCATTGGGCTCATATAAAATAATGGTTTGTTCTGGCAGTATCAGGTCCATCGTATGTTTGAATCTTCCTAGCTTTTCTGGAGGACAAAATCCTTGGGGAACACCAAATCCAAAGAAACAATGTGATGTAGGTGTTAACATTCTCTTCAAATTGCTTCGGCAATCCCACTAGAAATAAATGGCTTTTGTTTCTTTGTGGTGTCTCAACAGAGAAGCCTAACTCCAGATGATGGACTGATCGAAATCATTGGGTTTAGAAATGCATGGCATGGTCTTGTTCTCCTCGCTCCAAAGGGTCATGGAACAAGTCAGCGTGCTTCTTCTTAAGTGAATGCTGGCTTAAGACTTTTGAACCTTGCTTCTTGCCCATTAAATCAACCCCTCTCGTTCTTTTGGAGTTGTCCTTTGCTTTACAGAGCCGGCGCTAAGATTTTGGAAATCATAGACGAGTTAGTTAGATTTCCAATTAAAATATATATTTTACAAATCCTGGGACTTATTTCAATATAATTTTCTTCAAAAAAAAACTGGGAACCATAGTACAATGCTTGACTGGCCTATGCCTAGGACCGACCCTGGCCTTAAGATTCTCCAGAGTGCACCTCTTTAGAAACTCAAAGACACATTCACAGATTTACAAATATCTTGAATAAGAAGCAGAGGTCAATATAACCTCTGGATGGTATGTGACGGGTGCTAACTCTTTCCAGTGCAGATAAATAAACTTGTTCAAGGCCAGGAAACAAAGTCAAGGAACAAAAAGGTACATCTATATATGTAGCAAAATCAGCAGCACACACACACATGTAAATGATGAACAATGATACTAATGTATGGAGTGGGAGATCACAAAAACTGTCTCCATCCAAATGCTAATGAACAAAACCCTAAACTATAACCTAAACTGTTATGACCTTTTTCAAAAGAAGGGTTTCATGGGACAAGAAGATGAGCTTTGTGAAAACTGAGAACTATCCAAATCATCCCAAAGAGGACTCTCTGGACCCCATCCAGCTCTAACCGCATTGAACCACGCCTCAGCCATCCCTTCCTCTAACCCACCATCACTCACCGCTACTTCCTTGTTCTCCAAGTTAACCTCGTTTGGCTGCTGCGTTTGGGTCTGTTTCTGATCCAACGAGCTTGAATCATGAACCTCAACTTCTGTATTCACATAATGCTCCGGAAAATTAAGTGTTGCGTTATGACCCCTCAATTTAAAAGCTTGACGGTCATAAGCCATGGCAGCTTCTTCGGCTGTATCAAAGGTACCAAGCCAGAGACGTGCTCTGCTCTTTGGCTTACGTATCTCCGCGACCCATTTCCCCCATTGACGTTGTCTCACTCCTCTGTAAAGCTTGGTTGCGCTGTACGGCTGAACGATACTTTCTTGGTTCATCATCATCATTCTTCTTCCTCTTGGGCTTAGATTCAACGTGTCGCTCCAGTACTTGAACATATACTGCTGTTGCGGCTGTTGAGGACTAAACGAGATCATTTGCTTCTGGTCGTGTTGCTGGTTAACCGGAACGTACCCGAGTTGTTGATTTTGAAACGTTGGATCGAGATGAAAGGGGAAAGCTCCCAAGGAGTTGGAAGAAGAAGAAGAAGAAAATGAGAAATAGGGTTTAGGTCGATGATC
Proteins encoded:
- the LOC106311189 gene encoding ethylene-responsive transcription factor ERF054-like gives rise to the protein MDFDEELNLCTTKGKNIDPSCGEGSSTTSPRSMKKMRNLDHRPKPYFSFSSSSSSNSLGAFPFHLDPTFQNQQLGYVPVNQQHDQKQMISFSPQQPQQQYMFKYWSDTLNLSPRGRRMMMMNQESIVQPYSATKLYRGVRQRQWGKWVAEIRKPKSRARLWLGTFDTAEEAAMAYDRQAFKLRGHNATLNFPEHYVNTEVEVHDSSSLDQKQTQTQQPNEVNLENKEVAVSDGGLEEGMAEAWFNAVRAGWGPESPLWDDLDSSQFSQSSSSCPMKPFF